The Latilactobacillus sakei subsp. sakei DSM 20017 = JCM 1157 genome includes a window with the following:
- a CDS encoding methionine gamma-lyase family protein, producing the protein MNWQDSLAPELRTKIEAVDAQIAPRLQALDEQIINNQAKVLQAFQEENISESHLNGTTGYGNDDQGRDKLEAVYSRFFKTEDALVRPQLVSGTHAIGTALLGMLRPGDDLLYLTGEPYDTLQEVVGMAGNGIGSMKEYQIGFDYVSLLADGSVDFETAKTKITAKTKVVAIQRSRGYADRDSFTVAKIEEMVRFIKGINPELIVFVDNAYGEFSETIEPTEVGADVMAGSLIKNAGGGIAQTGGYIVGPERLIEMIGYRLTVPGVGASEGATQGNLQLMFEGFFLAPSVTGNAIKGAVFEAALLEQMGLNVSPKWDAPRTDLIQTVNFGNPDDMVKFAGCVQAQSPIDSFVTPIPSDFAGYEDQIVMAAGTFIQGASIEFSADGPLRAPYTLYLQGGLTYAHVKLAISRAVQTTFFEK; encoded by the coding sequence ATGAATTGGCAAGATTCGTTAGCACCAGAATTACGGACCAAAATTGAAGCCGTTGACGCTCAAATTGCGCCACGACTTCAAGCGTTAGATGAACAAATCATTAATAATCAAGCAAAGGTGCTGCAAGCCTTTCAAGAAGAAAATATTTCAGAATCACATTTAAACGGAACAACGGGTTATGGGAACGATGACCAAGGACGCGATAAGTTAGAAGCGGTCTATAGTCGTTTTTTCAAGACGGAAGACGCGCTTGTTCGGCCACAACTGGTTTCTGGCACACATGCGATTGGAACAGCTTTATTGGGCATGTTACGCCCTGGAGATGATTTACTCTATCTGACCGGAGAACCTTACGATACGCTCCAAGAAGTTGTCGGGATGGCCGGTAACGGCATTGGTTCGATGAAGGAATATCAAATTGGCTTTGATTACGTGTCATTATTGGCAGATGGCTCGGTCGATTTTGAAACAGCTAAGACGAAGATCACGGCTAAAACGAAAGTCGTTGCGATTCAACGTTCACGTGGTTATGCCGATCGCGATAGTTTTACGGTTGCTAAAATTGAAGAGATGGTGCGTTTTATCAAGGGGATTAATCCCGAATTGATTGTCTTCGTTGATAATGCTTACGGCGAATTCTCAGAAACAATCGAACCAACGGAAGTCGGCGCGGATGTCATGGCCGGTTCATTGATTAAAAATGCTGGTGGTGGTATTGCCCAAACAGGTGGTTACATTGTTGGGCCAGAACGCTTGATTGAAATGATTGGTTATCGCTTAACGGTGCCAGGTGTTGGTGCCAGTGAAGGGGCCACACAAGGTAACTTACAATTAATGTTCGAAGGCTTTTTCTTAGCGCCAAGTGTTACAGGAAATGCCATCAAAGGTGCCGTTTTTGAAGCAGCGCTTTTGGAACAAATGGGCTTGAACGTTTCGCCAAAATGGGATGCCCCTAGAACTGATTTAATTCAAACAGTTAACTTTGGTAATCCTGATGACATGGTTAAGTTTGCGGGTTGTGTACAAGCACAATCACCAATCGATTCTTTTGTCACGCCAATTCCAAGTGACTTTGCCGGGTACGAAGATCAAATCGTGATGGCTGCCGGGACCTTTATTCAAGGCGCCAGCATCGAATTTTCAGCTGACGGACCATTGCGGGCACCTTACACGCTTTATTTACAAGGTGGTTTAACTTATGCGCACGTTAAACTCGCCATTAGTCGGGCAGTGCAAACAACATTCTTTGAAAAATAA
- a CDS encoding ROK family glucokinase gives MTDKKLIGVDLGGTTAKFAIMTVDGDIQQRWSIDTDILDEGSHIVPDIVELINHHLDLYNMTPEDFIGIGMGTPGSVNSEEGTVIGAFNLNWKVTQYLRRDIEAGTHMKLAVDNDANVAALGERWKGAGENQPDVAFVTLGTGVGGGIVADGHLLHGVAGSAGELGHVTVEPRGYECTCGKKGCLETYASATGVVRVARDMAEEYAGNSKLKTMLDDGEQISSKLVFDLAKESDPLAVKVVDRVSYYLGLALANVGNMLNPAYIVIGGGVSAAGEFLRKQVEAYFEEFTFPNVKQTMKVRLANLGNVAGVIGAASLALQFDQQ, from the coding sequence ATGACAGACAAGAAGTTAATCGGCGTTGACTTAGGTGGTACAACGGCTAAATTTGCAATTATGACAGTGGATGGCGACATTCAACAACGTTGGAGTATCGATACAGATATTTTAGATGAAGGTAGCCACATTGTGCCCGATATCGTTGAATTGATTAATCATCATTTAGATTTATACAACATGACACCAGAAGATTTCATCGGAATCGGTATGGGAACACCTGGTAGTGTTAACAGTGAAGAAGGTACTGTTATTGGTGCCTTCAACTTAAACTGGAAAGTAACGCAATACTTACGTCGCGATATTGAAGCTGGCACACATATGAAACTAGCAGTTGATAATGATGCCAATGTAGCCGCTTTAGGCGAACGTTGGAAGGGTGCTGGTGAAAACCAACCTGACGTTGCTTTCGTGACACTTGGTACTGGTGTCGGTGGCGGGATCGTTGCTGATGGTCATTTACTACACGGTGTTGCTGGTTCTGCCGGTGAATTAGGTCACGTGACTGTTGAACCACGCGGTTACGAATGTACTTGTGGTAAAAAAGGTTGTTTAGAAACTTATGCTTCAGCAACAGGTGTTGTGCGTGTTGCGCGTGACATGGCTGAAGAATATGCTGGTAATTCAAAATTGAAGACAATGTTAGATGATGGCGAACAAATCAGTTCAAAACTTGTTTTCGACTTGGCTAAGGAATCAGATCCTTTGGCTGTCAAAGTGGTTGACCGCGTGTCATACTACCTTGGTTTAGCTTTAGCTAACGTTGGTAACATGTTGAACCCAGCCTACATCGTTATCGGTGGTGGTGTTTCAGCTGCTGGTGAATTCTTACGTAAACAAGTTGAAGCTTACTTTGAAGAATTTACATTCCCAAATGTTAAGCAAACAATGAAGGTTCGTTTAGCTAACTTAGGTAACGTTGCCGGTGTTATCGGTGCTGCTTCATTAGCTTTACAATTTGACCAACAATAA
- a CDS encoding rhomboid family intramembrane serine protease: MKVNHTTKDWREIPFVAYALIIMNVLYFGLMFVAPMIWAQGITSVQGLLAGGVVPFLMASINHISFLSLLMDCVILYFVGSQLESLIGHWRLLAIYILSSLASLITQGLFLGTGSQTITAGLAVLGIFGGFLMLGDAFKDNPVFGQIARQYWLFLFLTAGLQFVVNRNAMYGMVGGILGGFLSSMALGAPRIGKINPLNRVVSGLIYVITLILFVYLGMNR, translated from the coding sequence ATGAAAGTAAATCATACTACCAAAGATTGGCGAGAAATACCATTTGTCGCTTATGCTTTGATTATCATGAACGTCCTTTATTTTGGGTTAATGTTTGTTGCACCAATGATTTGGGCGCAGGGAATTACGTCGGTGCAAGGCTTGCTGGCAGGTGGGGTTGTCCCATTTTTAATGGCTTCAATTAACCATATTAGTTTTTTAAGTCTCTTAATGGATTGTGTTATTTTATATTTTGTCGGGAGCCAATTAGAATCATTAATTGGTCATTGGCGCTTATTAGCAATCTATATACTCAGTAGTTTAGCAAGTTTAATCACACAAGGCCTTTTCTTAGGAACAGGTTCGCAAACGATTACAGCGGGCTTAGCCGTTCTTGGGATTTTTGGTGGTTTTTTAATGCTTGGTGATGCGTTCAAAGATAATCCAGTTTTTGGTCAGATTGCGCGCCAGTATTGGTTATTCCTATTTTTAACAGCCGGATTACAATTTGTCGTTAATCGCAATGCGATGTACGGGATGGTTGGCGGTATTTTAGGTGGCTTTTTAAGTAGTATGGCACTTGGCGCACCACGTATCGGGAAAATTAACCCGCTAAACCGTGTGGTTAGTGGGTTAATTTACGTCATTACCCTCATTTTATTTGTCTACTTGGGTATGAATCGTTAA
- a CDS encoding DUF3042 family protein produces MKHKFFKGFVIGTVSTVGAIAGSLFAFKKTVLDPIEEEENKIEENRRRANRKSHSAHQG; encoded by the coding sequence ATGAAACATAAATTTTTTAAAGGTTTCGTAATCGGGACTGTTTCTACTGTTGGTGCGATTGCCGGTTCACTCTTTGCATTTAAGAAAACCGTGTTAGATCCTATCGAAGAAGAAGAAAATAAAATCGAAGAAAATCGTCGTCGCGCTAACCGTAAGAGCCATTCAGCTCACCAAGGCTAA
- a CDS encoding YqgQ family protein, with protein MRTLYDVQQLLKQFGVYVHVGKRLWDIELTSIELRHVYDAGLIDGKVYRDAKMVLVHEHRLEEKQTFNHELLEEKFK; from the coding sequence ATGAGAACACTTTATGATGTACAACAACTTTTAAAACAATTTGGTGTTTATGTCCATGTTGGTAAGCGACTTTGGGATATTGAGCTAACGAGTATCGAGTTACGTCATGTCTACGATGCTGGTTTAATCGATGGTAAAGTGTATCGCGACGCTAAGATGGTGCTAGTACATGAACATCGGTTGGAAGAAAAACAAACATTCAATCATGAATTATTGGAGGAAAAGTTTAAATGA
- a CDS encoding 5-formyltetrahydrofolate cyclo-ligase, producing the protein MQTKQQVRQQGLAALQRLAQQPANKQQQEAILLQKLIDSAAFQSATVIGMTLNQPIEVATQPIIEAAQAAGKRIVVPRTLPKRQMAFYELTPTTVLERSHFDVLEPQITGEPIVPDLMIVPGVVFSLDGWRVGFGGGYYDRYLAAHQMNNVALALKPQQVKVPDWSVDQFDVKLKHIITA; encoded by the coding sequence GTGCAAACTAAGCAACAAGTCCGACAACAGGGTTTGGCAGCGTTACAGCGTTTAGCCCAACAACCCGCTAACAAGCAACAACAAGAAGCAATCTTGTTACAAAAATTAATTGACAGTGCGGCTTTTCAATCCGCAACCGTGATTGGAATGACGCTTAATCAACCGATTGAAGTCGCAACGCAACCGATTATTGAGGCTGCACAAGCGGCTGGTAAACGGATTGTAGTGCCCAGAACCTTGCCTAAGCGTCAGATGGCCTTTTATGAGTTGACACCAACAACGGTCCTTGAGAGAAGTCATTTTGACGTCTTAGAGCCGCAGATAACTGGTGAGCCAATTGTGCCGGACTTAATGATTGTGCCAGGGGTTGTCTTTAGTCTAGACGGTTGGCGTGTTGGTTTTGGTGGTGGGTATTATGATCGCTATCTGGCAGCGCATCAGATGAACAATGTTGCACTCGCTTTAAAGCCACAACAAGTGAAGGTGCCTGATTGGTCAGTTGATCAATTTGATGTTAAACTAAAGCACATTATTACGGCTTAA
- a CDS encoding YfhO family protein, protein MTRLYTFLRRHYALGLSFLLPFAIIFIYGLSRHVFPFGGQTIMTVDLGQQYIDFFAYFRTTLLQHPDTFFYSFAKGLGGDMLGVWAYYLMSPFNLLVLLTPGKWLSFGVWLMVLLKYGFSGLSFAYYLKKSRLLSGWWLPTLSLAYALSGFAIANQFNVMWLDAMIWLPLVVLGIEQLFERHRFWLYPLSLAALLIINYYMGYMVCLFVIAYFFWASVHHFKTWRQTCLAYLKFAGGSILAGLLAAWLLLPTFFQLTQSKGQYTIQKIHWKIEYNPLKILSKLVVGNFNFDQMPKGEPNIFVGSLVLIGFIAYFLTRSIPIKERLAALLVTAFLGLSLCFEPLDLLWHGMQFPVWYPYRFSYVISFWLIVLAVQRLHYQPQFKWYSLLAPLLLLAASLAYTFKHVKTFSALSERQVLLSVGFLIAVSLILMLPARFKRYTTVFLLLVTGGEMTANAVLSLNQISYVSQKDYADYTEQLQSAIAAVPNKVPFQRIGKTFMRTKNDPMQANYFGGSHFNSMLEPSYPKFMGSIGEPAGDGSVADTNQTMFTDALLSYRYYLNSTSVQATVPRSTNKPDLSDYRQIKQNGQIAIYQNDNALPLGFAASDKVLKHKVTADYPILEQGNIATKLTDNPTLGNQLFTLQYFNTVSYQNTKQKPKLNETFLRINSKKDAHVTYTFTPTTNDPYYLTLGSSLEKNAVRLTLNGQPITQYDTFRDTVALNLTNKALGKPQTLDIAFSKDEIWLQNINLYSLNLETLSKITTQLKQSPLHIKHFSNTHISGDITIKHKDQVLMTTIPYAPGWQVTVDNHPVKAVKGLKNFIAVPLKAGHHQIELTYRPPYFKLGLLISVVSGLMAILIAIITRYFRRRRLF, encoded by the coding sequence GTGACTCGATTATACACTTTTTTACGACGCCACTACGCATTAGGCCTTAGCTTCTTACTTCCTTTTGCCATTATTTTTATTTATGGCTTAAGTCGCCACGTCTTTCCGTTTGGCGGACAAACAATTATGACGGTTGATTTAGGGCAACAATACATCGATTTTTTTGCCTATTTTAGAACGACCTTACTTCAGCATCCCGATACCTTCTTTTATTCATTTGCCAAGGGACTTGGCGGTGATATGCTCGGCGTTTGGGCCTACTATTTAATGAGCCCGTTTAACCTACTCGTCTTATTGACGCCCGGTAAATGGTTGAGCTTTGGCGTTTGGCTCATGGTATTGCTCAAATACGGTTTTAGTGGGCTGAGTTTTGCCTATTATCTCAAGAAAAGTCGTCTACTAAGTGGTTGGTGGCTGCCAACACTCAGTCTAGCCTATGCATTATCTGGCTTTGCAATTGCCAACCAATTTAACGTGATGTGGTTAGACGCCATGATTTGGTTGCCACTAGTCGTTTTAGGCATCGAACAACTCTTTGAGCGCCATCGTTTTTGGTTATACCCACTTAGCTTAGCGGCCTTATTGATTATTAACTATTATATGGGCTACATGGTTTGTTTATTTGTGATTGCTTATTTTTTCTGGGCAAGTGTCCATCATTTTAAAACTTGGCGCCAAACTTGCCTCGCCTATCTCAAATTTGCCGGTGGTTCAATCCTAGCTGGCTTGTTAGCGGCTTGGCTGTTATTACCGACTTTCTTCCAATTAACACAAAGTAAGGGCCAATATACGATTCAAAAGATTCATTGGAAAATTGAATATAATCCCCTCAAAATCCTCTCTAAATTAGTGGTTGGGAATTTCAATTTCGATCAGATGCCAAAAGGCGAACCCAACATTTTCGTTGGCAGTCTCGTTTTAATTGGTTTTATCGCCTATTTCCTAACCCGTAGCATTCCGATTAAAGAACGACTGGCCGCATTACTAGTGACTGCTTTTCTCGGCTTATCACTGTGCTTTGAACCACTCGATTTACTCTGGCACGGCATGCAATTCCCAGTTTGGTACCCTTATCGCTTCTCTTATGTGATTAGTTTCTGGCTAATTGTCTTAGCTGTTCAGCGATTGCATTATCAGCCACAGTTTAAGTGGTACAGTTTGCTAGCACCACTTTTACTACTAGCGGCATCACTTGCTTATACTTTCAAACACGTCAAAACATTTTCGGCGTTATCTGAACGACAAGTACTCCTTAGCGTTGGTTTTTTAATCGCGGTCAGCTTAATTTTAATGTTGCCAGCACGCTTCAAACGCTATACTACCGTCTTTTTATTACTGGTTACCGGCGGCGAAATGACCGCCAATGCAGTTCTCAGCTTAAATCAAATTAGCTACGTTTCACAAAAGGATTACGCTGATTATACTGAACAACTCCAATCAGCTATCGCCGCCGTCCCTAACAAGGTCCCATTCCAACGGATTGGTAAAACGTTCATGCGGACTAAAAATGATCCGATGCAAGCCAATTATTTCGGCGGTTCTCACTTTAATTCGATGTTGGAACCGAGCTATCCTAAATTCATGGGTAGTATCGGTGAACCTGCTGGTGATGGTTCCGTTGCCGATACCAACCAAACGATGTTCACTGATGCATTATTAAGTTATCGGTATTATTTAAACAGCACCAGCGTCCAAGCAACCGTGCCGCGCAGTACCAACAAACCCGATTTAAGTGACTATCGCCAAATCAAGCAAAACGGTCAGATTGCTATTTATCAAAATGATAATGCGTTACCACTCGGTTTTGCGGCTTCTGATAAAGTGCTTAAGCATAAAGTCACGGCGGACTATCCGATTCTTGAACAGGGGAACATTGCAACCAAGCTAACGGATAATCCAACACTTGGCAATCAATTATTTACCCTTCAATATTTCAACACCGTTTCTTATCAAAATACTAAACAAAAACCGAAGTTAAACGAAACCTTCCTCCGCATTAATTCTAAAAAAGATGCGCACGTGACCTACACCTTCACGCCGACGACGAATGACCCTTACTATTTAACACTGGGCTCAAGTCTCGAGAAGAATGCTGTGCGCTTGACGTTAAACGGTCAACCGATTACGCAATACGATACCTTTAGAGATACGGTTGCACTTAACTTGACTAACAAGGCACTCGGGAAACCACAGACGTTAGACATCGCCTTTTCAAAGGATGAAATTTGGCTTCAAAACATCAATCTCTACAGTCTTAACTTGGAAACATTAAGCAAGATTACAACGCAATTAAAACAATCACCGTTACACATCAAACACTTTTCAAATACCCATATCAGCGGTGATATCACGATCAAGCACAAGGATCAGGTCTTAATGACGACGATTCCTTATGCCCCTGGCTGGCAAGTAACGGTCGATAACCACCCCGTAAAAGCAGTCAAAGGGCTCAAGAACTTCATCGCAGTTCCATTAAAAGCGGGTCATCACCAAATTGAACTGACTTACCGGCCACCTTATTTCAAACTAGGGCTTCTAATCTCAGTGGTATCAGGACTAATGGCAATCTTAATTGCGATTATAACGCGCTATTTTAGAAGAAGACGATTATTTTAA
- a CDS encoding peptidoglycan D,D-transpeptidase FtsI family protein: MKKKTKRNRERSHIPFRLNFLFFIVFALFAALIIQLGRLQVLNGASYQAMVNSTDKKIVTGNVPRGMVLDAKGRVLVGNSAKSAITYTKNMNVLADKMYAEANQLTKYLTIDKLDTLTERDQIDYYLSNPKNLKKWNARLPKSKKVAADGSKIPDKTVYQSTIDLVEKSFTGLSDKQKQAAAIFKIMSGAYQLSTVYIKNDNVTDKEIAEISEHLTSLPGINVGTDWERSYPNGDSMRSIIGHVSTEEQGLPEDGINSLLAQGYSRNDRVGTSYLEKQYESILHGSKSQTQVEVGNNNQILSSKVLFKGQKGSNLNLTIDQAYQTKVEAALKKIYAKAVAAGATTYSDGAYAVAMNPKTGAILAMAGEQNDRTTKQASDDALGVINRTFVMGSAVKGATVMGGMMDGVISPSNNTLPDTPIYLPSTPVKKSVYPVGTFGSLSAQSALEVSSNIYMMQLALREGKAEYIPNKSIKISPDIFTKMRGYFNQFGLGQKTGIDLPGEAKGIEGPTLTDDGSTAVGSALDLSYGNYDAYTLIQLAQYISAIANGGNRMKPYLVDSIQQTGTDGNLGKLESKTSPTVLNTINAPKSYFNVVKEGMYNVVNGTNAWGTAHTLKDIKPTFGAKTGTAQSFAREDPNDSNSKQVETVTSSLVGFAPYNDPQVAIAIVFPNLTSDEGHYNTLLAREMITDYYKLNNISK; the protein is encoded by the coding sequence ATGAAGAAAAAAACCAAGAGAAACCGGGAGAGATCCCATATTCCATTCAGACTTAACTTCCTATTTTTTATCGTTTTTGCATTATTTGCAGCCTTGATTATTCAATTGGGGCGCTTGCAAGTTTTAAATGGTGCGAGTTATCAGGCGATGGTCAATAGTACCGATAAAAAAATCGTGACAGGCAATGTCCCTCGGGGGATGGTTTTAGATGCCAAGGGGCGTGTGTTGGTCGGCAATAGTGCTAAATCAGCAATTACGTATACGAAGAATATGAACGTCTTGGCGGATAAAATGTATGCGGAGGCTAATCAGTTAACGAAATATCTAACCATCGATAAGTTGGATACGTTGACGGAACGTGATCAGATTGATTATTACCTCAGCAATCCGAAGAATCTTAAAAAATGGAATGCTCGCCTACCAAAATCTAAAAAAGTAGCGGCTGATGGTTCTAAAATTCCGGATAAGACGGTTTATCAATCAACAATTGATCTTGTTGAAAAGTCATTTACTGGCTTATCAGATAAACAAAAACAAGCCGCAGCGATTTTTAAAATCATGAGTGGTGCTTATCAACTCTCAACAGTTTACATCAAGAATGACAATGTAACGGATAAAGAAATTGCTGAAATTAGTGAACATTTAACCAGTTTACCTGGGATCAATGTCGGGACCGATTGGGAACGCTCATATCCTAACGGTGATTCAATGCGCAGTATTATCGGGCATGTTTCAACAGAAGAACAAGGATTACCAGAAGACGGTATCAATTCGTTATTAGCCCAAGGCTATTCACGAAACGACCGGGTTGGGACCAGTTATTTAGAAAAGCAATACGAAAGTATTTTGCATGGCTCTAAATCACAAACCCAAGTGGAAGTTGGTAATAACAACCAAATTCTCTCAAGCAAAGTGCTCTTCAAGGGCCAAAAAGGAAGTAATTTAAACTTAACCATCGATCAAGCCTACCAAACAAAAGTGGAAGCAGCCTTGAAGAAAATCTATGCCAAAGCAGTCGCTGCTGGCGCAACGACTTACTCTGACGGTGCTTACGCGGTTGCGATGAATCCAAAAACCGGTGCGATTTTAGCGATGGCTGGTGAACAAAACGACCGTACTACTAAGCAAGCCAGCGATGACGCGCTAGGGGTTATCAATCGCACCTTCGTCATGGGTTCTGCTGTCAAAGGGGCCACAGTGATGGGTGGGATGATGGACGGTGTTATTTCACCAAGTAATAATACCTTGCCGGATACGCCAATTTATTTACCAAGTACCCCAGTTAAGAAATCTGTTTACCCAGTGGGGACTTTCGGGTCATTATCAGCACAATCGGCTTTGGAAGTTTCTTCCAATATTTACATGATGCAATTAGCATTGCGCGAAGGGAAAGCTGAGTACATTCCCAATAAGAGCATCAAGATTTCACCGGATATCTTTACAAAAATGCGGGGTTACTTCAATCAATTTGGTTTAGGTCAAAAAACAGGTATCGATTTACCAGGTGAAGCAAAAGGGATTGAAGGACCAACTTTAACGGATGATGGGAGTACAGCCGTGGGTTCCGCACTGGATTTATCCTACGGGAACTACGATGCCTATACCTTGATTCAATTGGCACAATATATTTCAGCAATTGCCAACGGTGGTAACCGGATGAAACCTTATTTGGTGGATTCCATTCAACAAACAGGGACGGATGGAAATCTAGGTAAACTCGAATCTAAGACTAGTCCAACGGTCTTGAACACGATTAACGCACCAAAATCGTACTTTAATGTTGTTAAAGAAGGGATGTACAACGTTGTCAACGGGACTAATGCTTGGGGGACAGCGCACACCTTGAAAGATATCAAACCAACCTTTGGCGCTAAAACAGGGACGGCGCAATCATTTGCACGTGAAGATCCTAATGATTCAAACAGCAAGCAAGTGGAAACCGTCACATCAAGTCTTGTTGGGTTCGCCCCATATAATGATCCACAAGTCGCCATCGCGATTGTTTTCCCTAACTTGACATCCGATGAAGGGCACTACAATACCTTGTTGGCGCGTGAAATGATTACCGATTACTACAAATTAAATAATATTTCAAAATGA
- the rpmG gene encoding 50S ribosomal protein L33 — translation MRVHITMECTECHERSYLSNKNKRNNPDRLELKKYCPRERKVTLHRETK, via the coding sequence ATGCGTGTTCACATTACAATGGAATGTACAGAATGTCACGAACGTAGTTACTTATCAAACAAAAATAAACGTAACAATCCAGATCGCTTGGAATTAAAGAAATATTGCCCACGCGAACGCAAAGTAACTTTACACCGTGAAACTAAATAG
- a CDS encoding rhodanese-like domain-containing protein, whose product MFVIGTINPMFVVNIILIAILLWIIGVWVYYKIQRKRLGGELTEKAFEENMRKAQIVDLRERKDFDAGHILGARSIPYPMLKQNMGELRMDLPVYLYDTGITLSVRAALKLRKAGFTNVKWLQKGFNNWTGKTKRKK is encoded by the coding sequence ATGTTTGTAATCGGGACAATTAATCCAATGTTTGTTGTTAATATTATCTTGATCGCTATTTTGTTATGGATAATTGGCGTGTGGGTTTACTATAAAATCCAACGTAAGCGTCTAGGCGGCGAACTGACTGAAAAGGCATTTGAAGAAAACATGCGTAAAGCCCAAATCGTTGATTTGCGTGAACGCAAGGATTTCGATGCTGGCCATATCTTAGGTGCTCGGAGCATTCCTTACCCAATGTTGAAACAAAACATGGGTGAATTACGAATGGATTTGCCGGTCTACCTCTATGATACAGGCATTACATTAAGCGTTCGTGCAGCATTAAAACTTCGCAAAGCAGGTTTTACGAACGTTAAATGGCTCCAAAAAGGTTTTAACAACTGGACAGGAAAAACAAAACGTAAAAAGTAG
- the miaA gene encoding tRNA (adenosine(37)-N6)-dimethylallyltransferase MiaA, producing MKKEKIIVIVGPTGVGKTALSLQVAQQLKGEIISGDAMQVYRHLDIGTAKVTPAEQAIAPHHLIDVADIDERFTAFDFQQQGQQLITKITDRQHLPLIVGGTGLYLQALLYDMTLGSATDAEQDFSIRNKWQAYLEQHSETDLWQALAKIDPDAAAKIPAANTRRVIRALEVYETTGVLFSQQKPKELRYDTFIIGLNCERPVLYERINQRVDQMVDAGLIEEAGWAYERRATSPQAVRGIGYKEFFPYFDGECSLEAAIDQVKQNSRHYAKRQLTWFRNQIPVNWYNLVEHQEADLARIQADIQTWLQK from the coding sequence ATGAAAAAAGAAAAGATAATTGTCATTGTAGGGCCCACGGGTGTTGGTAAGACGGCACTTAGCCTACAAGTGGCACAACAGTTGAAGGGCGAAATTATTTCTGGAGACGCGATGCAAGTTTACCGTCATCTTGATATCGGTACGGCCAAAGTAACGCCGGCAGAACAAGCCATTGCGCCGCATCATTTAATCGATGTCGCTGATATTGATGAACGTTTCACGGCTTTTGACTTTCAACAACAAGGTCAACAGTTGATTACAAAAATTACTGACCGTCAACATCTACCGTTGATTGTTGGTGGGACAGGTCTTTATTTGCAAGCTTTGTTGTATGATATGACGCTGGGAAGTGCAACGGATGCTGAACAGGATTTCAGTATTCGCAATAAATGGCAAGCATACTTAGAACAGCATTCAGAAACTGATTTATGGCAGGCGCTGGCTAAGATTGATCCAGATGCTGCGGCAAAAATTCCAGCGGCCAATACGCGTCGCGTTATTCGGGCGTTAGAAGTTTATGAAACAACGGGTGTTTTATTCTCGCAACAAAAGCCTAAGGAGTTGCGCTATGATACCTTTATTATTGGCTTGAATTGCGAGCGTCCTGTCTTGTACGAGCGGATTAACCAGCGTGTTGACCAAATGGTGGACGCCGGATTAATTGAAGAAGCAGGATGGGCTTATGAACGCCGTGCAACAAGTCCGCAAGCAGTTCGCGGTATTGGTTATAAGGAATTTTTCCCGTACTTTGATGGTGAGTGTTCACTAGAGGCAGCTATTGATCAAGTGAAGCAAAACTCGCGCCATTATGCAAAACGGCAATTAACGTGGTTTAGAAACCAAATTCCTGTTAACTGGTATAATCTAGTCGAGCATCAAGAAGCAGACTTAGCGCGCATCCAAGCAGATATCCAAACCTGGTTACAGAAATAG